The segment ACGCGTCGTCCCGTTCCTCGTCGACCATGCCGTCTGCGAGGTACGGCGCCGGAACCTCCTCGTAGTACCTGGCGGGTCCGTCCGGCGGGAGGACCAGCACGTCGGCCAGGACACCGAACTGCTGGAAGAGCCCGGAGGACCGGTTGATCCGCCCGATGACCGCCGCCGTCAGCTCCTGCGCCGACCTGCCCACCCGGCGCCGCGGCCACGGCCTGTCGTGGTGGCGGTGCGCCAGCACCCGGCCCAGGGCGCGGGCCCCGTAGCGGAAGCCGTGGATGAACCCGCTGGTGGACTTCTTGAAATCGATCTGCTGCGTGAGCGTGCCGGCGAAGTACAGGCCGCTGACGTTGCTCGACTCGTAGGTGCCGGTGAGTTCGGGAAATCGCCCGTCGATGGCGAGCCGCGGTCGGCAATCCTCCGCGAATATGGCGGAGTCGAACCTGAAACCGGTACAGACGATCACTCGGTCGTAGGTGTGTTCCACTGTTGCGCGGGTGAATTTGAACGTGGCCCGATATCCGGCCGCATCCTTGTTGAGTTCCACCAGCTCCGCATCGATGACCGCATTCTGCGATTTCAGCTGGTAGGTATCGAGGAAGTTGTTGTTGACCGCACGGACGTGGCCCACGAAATGAGTTTTCCATGCCAGCTTCACCGGGTTGGGCCCCGCGATGTGTATGACCGCGGCCGTCTCGATCAGGTTGTCGGCCGTCTCCAGCGCCGAGTTCCCCTTGCCGAGAACGAGGACGCGCTGGTTGATGAAGTCGTTCGGGTCCACGGAGACGGTCGCGTACTGCTCGGCGAGCTCGATGCCCGGAATATCGGGGATATTCGGCAGACTCACCCCGGTGGAGATGACCACGCGGCGCGCTCGGCGCGTGTCACCGAAATCGTCGACCGCAGCAAAAACCCCCGCGGATCGGGAGATCGACACGACCCTCC is part of the Streptomyces katrae genome and harbors:
- a CDS encoding NAD(P)-binding domain-containing protein, whose translation is MTPEILDCLIVGAGPGGLQVAACLREEGLTYEIVEQGGIPGSFFTTYPRHRQLISSNKRYTGNDDPEFNLRMDWNSLLSDDPDLRFTRYSERYFPAADDMVRYLADFASARELNITYNRRVVSISRSAGVFAAVDDFGDTRRARRVVISTGVSLPNIPDIPGIELAEQYATVSVDPNDFINQRVLVLGKGNSALETADNLIETAAVIHIAGPNPVKLAWKTHFVGHVRAVNNNFLDTYQLKSQNAVIDAELVELNKDAAGYRATFKFTRATVEHTYDRVIVCTGFRFDSAIFAEDCRPRLAIDGRFPELTGTYESSNVSGLYFAGTLTQQIDFKKSTSGFIHGFRYGARALGRVLAHRHHDRPWPRRRVGRSAQELTAAVIGRINRSSGLFQQFGVLADVLVLPPDGPARYYEEVPAPYLADGMVDEERDDAFSITLEFGPDHDTVDPFVPRLSSSVLGREHIDTFLHPVVRHYRRGEVVGTVHLPDDLENRWDRPDVHVEPLAEFFAHAVSG